From one Culex quinquefasciatus strain JHB chromosome 3, VPISU_Cqui_1.0_pri_paternal, whole genome shotgun sequence genomic stretch:
- the LOC6034068 gene encoding troponin C, with the protein MDDLPAEQIAILQKAFNSFDREKTGSISSETVAEILRLMGQPFNSKILEEMIEEVDEDGSGQIEFSEFVTLAAKFIVEEDEEALQKELREAFRLYDKEGNGFIPTSCLREILRELDDQLTDDDLDMMIEEIDSDGSGTVDFDEFMEMMTG; encoded by the exons ATG gatgaTCTCCCAGCAGAACAGATTGCAA TCCTGCAGAAGGCCTTCAACAGCTTCGACCGCGAAAAGACTGGCAGCATCTCGTCCGAGACGGTCGCCGAAATCCTCCGGTTGATGGGCCAGCCCTTCAACAGCAAGATCCTCGAGGAGATGATCGAGGAGGTCGACGAGGATG GATCCGGCCAGATCGAGTTCTCCGAGTTTGTGACGCTCGCGGCCAAGTTCATCGTGGAGGAGGACGAGGAAGCGCTGCAGAAGGAGCTGCGGGAGGCGTTCCGTCTGTACGACAAGGAGGGCAACGGCTTCATCCCCACCAGCTGCCTGCGCGAGATCCTGCGCGAGCTGGACGACCAGCTGACCGACGACGATCTAGACATGATGATCGAGGAGATCGACTCGGACGGGTCGGGCACGGTTGACTTTGACG